One region of Termitidicoccus mucosus genomic DNA includes:
- a CDS encoding discoidin domain-containing protein: MKRILLIASLLAALACAADVFLGTQRINTDSGITLGPQGIAKRYLGTQLIFEAADEEEVLLTPAMTSNTAPSPFVITVSSVWDANPVNQAFRCFDQAFNASGWAGGGGGNLYNSSGVGNQWIQVNLGSTKTFTRIVLYSRNSGFNQLARNIIVQVSSDASDWTDVYTSADGDIANATAAQQVTLDKSITPTACQYIRITVTQIWGASTNADLGEIELYGH, translated from the coding sequence ATGAAACGCATTTTATTAATTGCCTCCCTTCTCGCCGCCCTCGCCTGCGCCGCCGACGTTTTCCTCGGCACGCAACGCATCAACACCGACAGCGGCATCACGCTCGGCCCGCAGGGCATCGCCAAACGCTACCTCGGCACGCAGCTGATCTTCGAGGCAGCGGACGAGGAGGAAGTGCTGCTCACCCCGGCCATGACGAGCAACACGGCCCCGTCGCCTTTTGTGATCACGGTTTCCTCGGTTTGGGACGCCAACCCTGTCAATCAAGCCTTTCGTTGCTTCGACCAAGCCTTCAACGCCAGCGGCTGGGCGGGCGGCGGCGGCGGCAATCTGTATAATTCGAGCGGCGTGGGCAACCAGTGGATACAGGTGAATCTCGGCTCCACGAAAACATTCACTCGCATCGTGCTTTATTCGAGGAACAGCGGGTTCAACCAGCTCGCGAGAAACATCATCGTGCAAGTCAGCAGCGATGCGTCGGACTGGACGGATGTTTATACCAGCGCGGATGGAGACATCGCCAACGCCACCGCCGCGCAGCAGGTCACGCTCGATAAGTCAATCACGCCGACGGCGTGCCAATACATCCGCATCACCGTCACCCAGATCTGGGGAGCGAGCACCAACGCCGACCTCGGCGAAATAGAACTCTACGGCCACTGA
- a CDS encoding discoidin domain-containing protein, which produces MKRLFIIAALLSALACAADVFLGTQRINTDSGITLGPQGIAKRYLGTQLIFEASAEEEVLLTPAMTSNTTPAPFVVAASSQFNASDWAAWRAFDQQAVNGWSSVLSAGTHWLSIRLDAVRTVTRLAIDQRVEYNWPNYYVTEFELYYRNSSTDEWAYFGTYNPAAPVAAGDTTLDTAITGLQAQELKFVFTGNHTQNGSASLGEIRLYGH; this is translated from the coding sequence ATGAAGCGCCTTTTTATAATCGCCGCTCTCCTCTCCGCGCTCGCCTGCGCCGCCGACGTTTTCCTCGGCACGCAGCGCATCAACACCGACAGCGGCATCACGCTCGGCCCGCAGGGCATCGCGAAACGCTACCTCGGCACGCAGTTGATCTTCGAAGCGTCGGCTGAGGAGGAAGTGCTGCTCACCCCGGCCATGACGAGCAACACCACGCCGGCCCCCTTCGTGGTCGCAGCGAGCAGCCAATTTAACGCGTCCGATTGGGCTGCTTGGCGGGCGTTCGACCAGCAAGCCGTCAATGGCTGGTCCTCTGTGTTGAGCGCCGGCACTCATTGGTTGTCGATTCGTCTCGACGCCGTGCGCACCGTCACGAGATTGGCAATCGACCAGCGGGTGGAATACAACTGGCCCAACTATTATGTAACTGAGTTCGAGCTTTATTATAGAAACTCATCGACCGACGAGTGGGCTTATTTTGGCACCTATAATCCCGCCGCCCCCGTCGCGGCCGGGGACACCACTCTCGACACGGCCATCACCGGACTGCAAGCGCAGGAACTCAAATTTGTTTTCACCGGGAACCATACCCAAAACGGATCGGCGTCCCTGGGTGAAATCCGACTCTACGGCCACTGA
- a CDS encoding carbohydrate-binding protein: protein MKKIIITLLALAAFCTAGAFTIKNDSAYGRVVRPESGKLLKIAGADAYTNAVYIAANMSDTQIAAIVTEIPAVEIAQAASKARAEQQIARLASTETVEWQPGETVAVGAKRTHGGQTYAVMQSHITQSGWEPPRVSALWKLEQTPGPDGAPAAWVQPTGGHDAYALGALVLYSGTVWRSLVNANVWPPAEGQLWTTGTSGN from the coding sequence ATGAAAAAAATAATCATCACCCTCCTCGCGCTGGCTGCGTTTTGCACCGCCGGCGCGTTCACCATCAAAAACGACTCCGCCTACGGGCGCGTCGTTCGTCCCGAATCCGGGAAGCTGTTGAAGATTGCCGGTGCCGATGCCTATACAAACGCCGTCTATATCGCGGCAAACATGAGCGATACGCAGATTGCCGCGATTGTGACGGAAATCCCAGCCGTGGAGATCGCGCAGGCCGCAAGCAAAGCCAGGGCCGAGCAGCAGATCGCGCGACTGGCGAGCACCGAAACCGTCGAGTGGCAGCCCGGCGAAACCGTTGCCGTCGGCGCGAAGCGCACGCACGGCGGCCAGACCTACGCGGTTATGCAATCGCACATCACGCAATCGGGCTGGGAGCCGCCGCGCGTGTCCGCGCTCTGGAAACTGGAGCAAACGCCCGGCCCGGACGGCGCGCCCGCCGCGTGGGTGCAGCCAACCGGAGGCCATGACGCCTACGCGCTCGGCGCTCTCGTTTTATACAGCGGCACAGTCTGGCGAAGCCTCGTGAATGCCAACGTGTGGCCGCCTGCCGAGGGTCAGCTTTGGACAACGGGAACCTCGGGCAACTGA